A stretch of the Pseudopipra pipra isolate bDixPip1 chromosome 11, bDixPip1.hap1, whole genome shotgun sequence genome encodes the following:
- the LOC135420050 gene encoding D-threitol dehydrogenase-like produces MQGQIFRMFVHMIRARKILLIGKLKGYSILAIAEELPDDGKIFACAEAPYLGVNSQEAFDYSSDGKKISMRVGPVADTLEALHAEDEHFDIVFIDADQRNAVHYYSFVMDNHLLRMDAVICVENTLMKGQVYLENVSDENVLAVRKLNSVINSDPRVEQVILPVQSGLSIIRRIPVPPDAVIESKKEVVRDDVFWGHNRRRILDRLRLDGKVAYVTGGGQGIGRAFAHALGEAGAKVAVVDLVLAKAEAVVCELSLKGIKSLALAVDVSKPEDVQRMVDAIVARWGTVHIACNNAGINLNSASEETSLEEWDKTFNVNLRGLFLCCQAAGRIMLNQGYGKIINTASMASLIVPHPQKQLAYNVSKAGVVKLTQTLGTEWVDRGVKVNCISPGIVDTPLIRSKELRPLVQRWMGDIPAGRLAQTTDLQAAVVYLASEASDYMTGHNLVIEGGQSLW; encoded by the exons ATGCAAG GCCAAATTTTTAGGATGTTTGTTCATATGATCAGAGCCAGGAAGATTTTATTAATTGGCAAGCTTAAAGGTTACAGTATCCTTGCTATTGCAGAGGAATTGCCAGACGATGGCAAAATTTTTGCATGTGCAGAAGCGCCTTATCTGGGAGTGAACAGCCAGGAAGCATTTGATTATTCTTCAGATGGCAAAAAGATAAGCATGCGAGTGGGACCAGTGGCAGACACCTTGGAG gcatTACATGCTGAGGATGAGCACTTTGATATAGTCTTTATTGATGCTGATCAAAGGAATGCTGTTCACTACTACAGCTTTGTCATGGATAACCACTTGCTGAGAATGGATGCAGTGATCTGTGTAGAGAATACACTCATGAAAGGACAAGTCTACCTGGAGAATGTATCAGATGAAAATGTACTAGCtgtcagaaaattaaattcagtgaTTAATTCAGATCCTCGTGTTGAGCAG GTAATTTTACCTGTGCAGAGTGGACTGAGCATTATTCGAAGGATCCCTGTACCTCCAGATGCAGTGATTGAATCCAAG AAAGAAGTGGTGAGGGATGACGTCTTCTGGGGCCATAACAGGCGGCGCATCCTGGACCGGCTGCGTTTGGATGGCAAGGTGGCCTATGTCACCGGCGGGGGGCAGGGCATTGGCAGAGCCTTTGCTCATGCCCTGGGGGAAGCCGGTGCCAAAGTGGCTGTTGTGGATCTGGTCCTTGCCAAGGCAGAGGCGGTGGTGTGTGAGCTCAGCCTCAAAG GGATTAAAAGCCTTGCCCTGGCAGTGGATGTAAGCAAGCCTGAGGATGTGCAAAGGATGGTGGATGCAATTGTGGCTCGCTGGGGCACGGTTCACATCGCGTGCAACAATGCAGGAATCAATCTGAACTCTGCAAGTGAAGAGACTTCCCTAGAGGAATGGGACAAAACCTTTAATGTTAATTTGCGAGGATTATTTTTGTGCTGTCAA GCTGCAGGCCGCATTATGCTGAATCAAGGATATGGGAAGATAATTAACACAGCATCTATGGCAAGTTTAATAG TCCCGCACCCGCAGAAGCAGTTGGCGTACAACGTCTCCAAAGCCGGGGTCGTAAAATTAACACAGACGTTGGGAACCGAGTGGGTTGACAGAGGAGTAAAAGTCAACTGCATTTCCCC GGGCATCGTGGACACTCCACTCATCCGCTCCAAGGAGCTGCGGCCGCTGGTGCAGCGCTGGATGGGCGACATTCCCGCCGGGAGGCTGGCTCAGACCACCGACCTGCAGGCTGCCGTCGTCTACCTCGCCTCTGAAGCCTCTGACTACATGACAGGCCACAATCTGGTCATCGAGGGCGGACAGAGCCTGTGGTGA